The Natrinema salaciae genome includes a window with the following:
- a CDS encoding acyl-CoA dehydrogenase family protein — translation MARLLSDAVALTESQQLVRSSVRDICSDFDHEYWRRRAADGTYPREFVDALTDHGWMGVLLPEEYGGAGMGTQETVVMMEEIAANGGGFSAAQAVHGGVYNSVPIVEYASEELKRDLLPKVADGEASIQAFGLTEPNAGSNSPAIETRAERDGDEYVVTGQKIWTSRVDVSDYIVLVARTTPLEDVDKRTRGISMFLVDLEDAMEQGALEMEAIPKSASDFVHSFELWFDDLRVPAENLIGGEGDGFYQVLDGLNEERLVIAAECIGLGRLALERAVQYANDREVFDRPIGKNQAIQHPLAEAYARLQAAKQLTYNAADRAASDEDVDLGAYANAAKFLAADAAYEAADAAVQTHGGFGIATEYDVERYFREARLTRLVPITQQLALNYLGENVLGLPRSY, via the coding sequence ATGGCCCGACTCCTGAGCGACGCAGTCGCGCTCACCGAGAGCCAACAGCTCGTTCGCTCCAGCGTCCGCGATATCTGTTCCGACTTCGACCACGAGTACTGGCGTCGGCGAGCCGCCGACGGGACGTACCCCCGCGAGTTCGTCGACGCGTTGACCGACCACGGCTGGATGGGCGTCCTCCTGCCCGAGGAGTACGGCGGCGCGGGAATGGGAACCCAGGAGACCGTCGTCATGATGGAGGAGATCGCCGCCAACGGCGGCGGGTTCAGCGCCGCGCAGGCGGTCCACGGCGGCGTCTACAACTCCGTCCCAATCGTCGAGTACGCCAGCGAGGAGCTCAAACGGGACCTGCTCCCGAAGGTCGCCGACGGCGAAGCGTCGATCCAGGCGTTCGGCCTCACCGAACCCAACGCGGGGTCGAACTCGCCGGCGATCGAGACGCGCGCCGAACGAGACGGGGACGAGTACGTCGTCACCGGCCAGAAGATCTGGACCTCCCGCGTCGACGTCTCCGACTACATCGTTCTCGTCGCGCGCACGACCCCGCTCGAGGACGTCGACAAACGGACGCGGGGCATTTCGATGTTCCTCGTCGACCTCGAGGACGCGATGGAACAGGGTGCACTCGAGATGGAGGCGATCCCCAAGTCGGCGAGCGATTTCGTCCACTCGTTCGAGCTCTGGTTCGACGACCTGCGCGTCCCCGCGGAGAACCTGATCGGCGGCGAGGGCGACGGGTTCTACCAGGTGCTCGACGGACTCAACGAGGAGCGGCTCGTCATCGCCGCCGAATGTATCGGCCTCGGACGGCTGGCGCTCGAGCGCGCGGTCCAGTACGCCAACGACCGGGAGGTGTTCGACCGCCCGATCGGGAAGAACCAGGCGATCCAGCACCCGCTGGCGGAGGCCTACGCGCGGCTGCAGGCGGCCAAGCAGTTGACGTACAACGCCGCCGACCGAGCCGCTTCCGACGAGGACGTAGACCTCGGTGCGTACGCCAACGCGGCGAAATTCCTCGCGGCCGACGCGGCCTACGAGGCGGCCGACGCGGCGGTCCAGACCCACGGCGGGTTCGGCATCGCGACGGAGTACGACGTCGAGCGCTACTTCCGCGAGGCCCGGTTGACGCGGCTGGTGCCGATCACCCAACAGCTCGCGCTGAACTATCTCGGCGAGAACGTACTCGGCCTGCCGCGCTCGTACTGA
- a CDS encoding class I adenylate-forming enzyme family protein gives MLAWPDETMYEGIASVAADRPDGRAVVFEGTTWTYEELLTQSRALAGGLADLGVSAGDVVAVWLGNRPEWIACQLAASSLGAATVAVNTRYRPHELEYMLADSGASVLVSEDELLGRDYHEMIATAVPEVTAQSPAAFDPDSAPALEAVVSLEPSADLPALRGYDDVLETGRERDRGELEPATDPEAPAAIFYTSGTTSDPKGCLQSSRSLLNHSAHVADHLGVTADDVAVATLPFCGIWGYNTLFSVLATGATLVAQTHFDPGETIRLVDEYDATYLTGLGVMFERLLEHEIFDPSRVETVERGVVGFISKGYDEALFDRIESTFGFPVVQPYGLSEANSQIFVGEPSDPAERRKRVGGPPIHPAIDAKIVDPETGEERPAGEEGELAIRGYLLADGYLGNPEATTAAVDDSGWFYTGDLAERDDDGYVYYRSRLDDALRVRGFLVAPREIQSAVTDHPDVRSCEVVGAPHPRHGEVPVAFVVPADGGLIAADLEAFLDDRVADYKVPEAFEFVDGFPTTEGPNGEKVQKTVLRERVADRFEA, from the coding sequence ATGCTCGCGTGGCCGGACGAAACGATGTACGAGGGGATCGCGTCGGTCGCGGCGGACCGCCCCGACGGCCGGGCCGTCGTCTTCGAGGGAACGACGTGGACCTACGAGGAGCTGCTAACCCAAAGCCGTGCGCTCGCCGGCGGACTCGCCGATCTCGGCGTCTCGGCGGGCGACGTCGTCGCGGTCTGGCTGGGCAACCGGCCGGAGTGGATCGCCTGCCAACTCGCGGCGTCGTCGCTGGGCGCGGCGACGGTCGCCGTCAACACCCGCTATCGGCCCCACGAACTCGAGTACATGCTCGCGGATTCGGGCGCGAGCGTTCTCGTCAGCGAGGACGAACTGCTCGGGCGGGACTATCACGAGATGATCGCGACCGCCGTCCCCGAAGTCACGGCGCAGTCGCCGGCCGCGTTCGATCCCGACTCCGCCCCCGCGCTCGAGGCGGTGGTGAGTCTCGAGCCGTCGGCCGACCTGCCGGCGCTGCGGGGCTACGACGACGTGCTCGAGACGGGACGAGAGCGTGACCGGGGCGAACTCGAGCCCGCGACTGACCCCGAGGCTCCGGCGGCGATCTTCTACACCAGCGGGACGACGAGCGACCCGAAAGGCTGTCTGCAGTCGAGTCGGTCGCTGCTGAACCACTCCGCCCACGTCGCGGATCATCTCGGCGTGACCGCGGACGACGTCGCCGTCGCGACGCTGCCGTTCTGTGGCATCTGGGGGTACAACACCCTCTTCAGCGTCCTCGCGACTGGGGCAACGCTCGTGGCGCAGACGCACTTCGACCCCGGGGAGACGATCCGGCTGGTCGACGAGTACGACGCGACGTACCTCACCGGGCTAGGCGTGATGTTCGAGCGGCTGCTCGAGCACGAGATCTTCGACCCGTCGCGCGTCGAGACGGTCGAGCGGGGAGTCGTCGGGTTCATCAGCAAGGGGTACGACGAGGCCCTGTTCGACCGCATCGAGTCGACGTTCGGCTTCCCGGTAGTCCAGCCCTACGGTCTCTCGGAGGCCAACAGTCAGATCTTCGTCGGCGAGCCGTCGGACCCCGCCGAGCGACGGAAGCGCGTCGGCGGGCCGCCGATCCACCCGGCGATCGACGCGAAGATCGTCGATCCGGAGACCGGGGAAGAACGACCGGCCGGCGAGGAGGGGGAACTCGCGATCCGGGGCTACCTGCTGGCCGACGGCTACCTCGGCAACCCCGAGGCGACCACCGCGGCCGTCGACGATTCGGGATGGTTCTACACCGGCGATCTCGCCGAGAGAGACGACGACGGCTACGTCTACTACCGTTCGCGGCTCGACGACGCGTTACGGGTGCGCGGCTTCCTCGTCGCGCCGCGGGAGATCCAGTCGGCGGTCACGGACCACCCCGACGTCCGCTCGTGCGAGGTCGTCGGCGCACCCCACCCGCGCCACGGGGAGGTACCGGTCGCGTTCGTCGTTCCCGCGGATGGCGGCCTGATCGCCGCGGATCTCGAGGCGTTCCTCGACGACCGCGTGGCCGACTACAAGGTCCCCGAGGCGTTCGAGTTCGTCGACGGGTTCCCGACGACGGAGGGGCCCAACGGGGAGAAGGTCCAGAAGACGGTGCTACGCGAACGGGTCGCGGATCGGTTCGAGGCGTGA
- a CDS encoding (2Fe-2S) ferredoxin domain-containing protein produces MKNRTEEHRERLDAHVFVCTNDRDSEHASCGAVGAEETVAAIKDWLRERNAFWTAVSVSETSCLGLCSEGGTAVSIQPHNSWYSDVTPESVPELLESAFGPNAERIRGKD; encoded by the coding sequence ATGAAGAATCGAACCGAGGAACACCGCGAGCGCCTCGACGCGCACGTCTTCGTCTGTACCAACGACCGCGATTCCGAGCACGCGAGCTGCGGTGCGGTCGGTGCCGAGGAGACGGTCGCCGCGATCAAAGACTGGCTGCGGGAGCGAAACGCCTTCTGGACCGCAGTCTCCGTCAGCGAGACCTCGTGTCTCGGGCTCTGTAGCGAGGGCGGCACCGCGGTGTCGATCCAGCCCCATAACAGCTGGTACTCGGACGTGACGCCCGAGTCCGTTCCCGAGTTGCTCGAGTCGGCGTTCGGGCCGAACGCGGAGCGAATCCGGGGCAAAGACTGA
- a CDS encoding CbtA family protein, whose protein sequence is MLVDYLERGVLAGAIAGVAYGTYIALVANPLIGYMETVAEGAEHGTHAHEAGEHAHAAGEHAHAVNEATTAAVSVGSGVLWGILLGGALALAFYFLEPALPGRGRRKIAVLAGAGFLSVSLAPWLVLPPTTPGAEQAFDPTIRIAIYVGLMAVGALVAAASIYGYRRVSARSRALGCATAAVPIVALVAVTAIAAPTVVEPGAMPAELVTAFRGLTALSQAALWALVAGCFGWLQARAGVRSAADRREELLASP, encoded by the coding sequence ATGCTCGTCGACTACCTCGAACGGGGCGTGCTCGCCGGCGCGATCGCCGGCGTCGCCTACGGGACCTACATAGCGCTCGTCGCGAACCCGCTGATCGGGTATATGGAAACCGTCGCCGAGGGTGCCGAACACGGAACCCACGCACACGAGGCCGGCGAACACGCACACGCCGCGGGCGAGCATGCTCACGCGGTGAACGAAGCGACGACCGCTGCCGTGAGCGTCGGCAGCGGGGTCCTCTGGGGCATCCTGCTCGGCGGGGCCCTCGCGCTCGCGTTCTACTTCCTCGAGCCGGCGCTGCCCGGTCGGGGGCGGCGCAAGATCGCCGTCCTGGCCGGTGCCGGCTTCCTCAGCGTCTCGCTCGCGCCGTGGCTGGTGCTCCCGCCGACGACGCCGGGTGCGGAGCAGGCGTTCGATCCCACGATCCGGATCGCGATCTACGTCGGACTGATGGCCGTCGGCGCGCTCGTCGCCGCAGCGTCGATTTACGGCTACCGGCGCGTGTCGGCTCGAAGCCGGGCACTCGGATGTGCTACGGCGGCGGTTCCGATCGTCGCGCTCGTCGCGGTCACCGCGATCGCGGCCCCGACGGTCGTCGAGCCCGGCGCGATGCCGGCCGAGCTCGTGACCGCGTTCCGCGGACTGACCGCGTTGAGCCAGGCCGCGCTCTGGGCGCTCGTCGCCGGCTGTTTCGGCTGGCTACAGGCTCGAGCCGGCGTCCGGTCGGCCGCCGACCGACGCGAGGAACTGCTGGCCAGCCCATGA